In Amycolatopsis coloradensis, one genomic interval encodes:
- a CDS encoding leucyl aminopeptidase, with protein sequence MDRNLFNDICLRQLTFSGVHEGETVVVLTRGGERAEYADAFLWAAQQLGASAYHMRLPSPVSAAGAWAVGDSGLGNIPLAVEALKSVDMVIDCTFLLFSKEQFAIQDAGTRILTAVEPPELLARLMPTKELRERVEIGAELLAKAGAMRITSPAGTDVTYQLGVYPTLSEYGYTDTPGRWDHWPAAFVFTGGADDGVDGKIVLSPGDVLLPFNTYVQTPVEITIEQGFIRDIRGGAGSSGLDADLLRSYIESFDDPRGYGMSHVGWGLDERAHWHGLTQFPGGMGMELRSFYGNVMFSIGPNNELGGPNDTPCHFDIPMRGNSLYLDDELIVDNGELTVAEMRPAARR encoded by the coding sequence ATGGACCGGAACCTGTTCAACGACATCTGCTTGCGCCAGTTGACGTTCTCGGGGGTGCACGAGGGCGAGACCGTGGTGGTGCTGACCCGCGGCGGGGAGCGGGCGGAGTACGCCGACGCCTTCCTGTGGGCCGCCCAGCAGCTGGGTGCCTCGGCGTACCACATGCGGCTGCCGTCGCCGGTCAGCGCCGCGGGCGCGTGGGCGGTCGGCGACTCGGGGCTCGGGAACATCCCGCTGGCGGTCGAGGCGCTCAAGAGCGTGGACATGGTGATCGACTGCACGTTCCTGTTGTTCAGCAAGGAACAGTTCGCCATCCAGGACGCGGGCACCCGGATCCTCACCGCCGTCGAACCGCCCGAACTGCTGGCCCGGCTCATGCCGACGAAGGAACTGCGCGAGCGGGTGGAGATCGGCGCGGAACTCCTCGCCAAGGCGGGCGCCATGCGGATCACCAGCCCGGCGGGCACAGACGTCACCTATCAGCTCGGCGTGTACCCGACGCTGTCCGAATACGGCTACACCGACACTCCCGGCCGCTGGGACCACTGGCCGGCGGCGTTCGTGTTCACCGGCGGGGCCGACGACGGTGTCGACGGGAAGATCGTGCTTTCGCCGGGGGATGTGCTGCTGCCGTTCAACACCTACGTACAGACACCGGTGGAGATCACCATCGAACAGGGGTTCATCCGGGACATCCGCGGCGGCGCCGGATCGTCCGGGCTGGACGCGGATCTGCTGCGCTCGTACATCGAGAGCTTCGACGATCCGCGCGGCTACGGCATGAGCCACGTGGGCTGGGGGCTCGACGAGCGCGCGCACTGGCACGGCCTGACCCAGTTCCCCGGCGGGATGGGCATGGAGCTGCGGAGTTTCTACGGCAACGTCATGTTCTCCATCGGCCCCAACAACGAGCTCGGCGGACCGAACGACACGCCTTGCCACTTCGACATCCCGATGCGCGGCAATTCCCTTTACCTGGACGACGAACTGATCGTCGACAACGGTGAGCTGACCGTCGCCGAGATGCGCCCGGCGGCCCGCCGATGA
- a CDS encoding Asp/Glu racemase, whose amino-acid sequence MSDHHIGMIVPSSNLTMETELPRMLRVREEAEPGDRFVFHSARARMRHVEPEQLRAMNAQAGRAAAELADARPDVVATACLVAIMAQGPGYHCTAEDDITRVLREEGCESPVVSSAGALLSGLSALGARKVAIITPYMKPLTKAVAEYIEDAGFEVADALSLEVADNLAVARLDPAGLREHHRKLNLSDVDTLVLSACVQMPSLPAIQPVEDEIGIPVLSAATATTFRILSELGVESWVPGAGSLLSGTKAMTKTGGGHGRESVV is encoded by the coding sequence ATGAGCGACCACCACATCGGGATGATCGTCCCCAGTTCGAACCTCACCATGGAGACCGAGCTGCCGCGAATGCTGCGCGTCAGGGAGGAGGCCGAGCCGGGGGACCGGTTCGTCTTCCACTCCGCGCGGGCCAGGATGCGGCACGTCGAACCCGAACAGCTACGGGCGATGAACGCCCAGGCCGGGAGGGCGGCGGCCGAACTCGCCGACGCGCGGCCCGACGTCGTCGCCACCGCGTGCCTGGTGGCGATCATGGCCCAGGGGCCCGGCTACCACTGCACCGCCGAGGACGACATCACGCGCGTGCTGCGCGAAGAGGGTTGCGAGTCACCGGTCGTCTCCAGCGCCGGCGCGCTGCTGTCCGGGCTGAGCGCGCTCGGCGCCCGCAAGGTCGCGATCATCACGCCGTACATGAAGCCGCTGACCAAGGCGGTGGCGGAGTACATCGAGGACGCCGGGTTCGAGGTCGCCGACGCACTTTCGCTCGAAGTGGCGGACAACCTCGCCGTCGCCCGGCTGGATCCCGCCGGGCTGCGAGAGCACCACCGCAAGCTGAATCTGTCCGATGTGGACACCTTGGTGCTCTCCGCCTGTGTCCAGATGCCTTCGCTGCCCGCGATCCAGCCGGTGGAGGACGAGATCGGGATCCCGGTCCTCTCGGCGGCGACGGCCACGACGTTCCGGATCCTCTCGGAACTCGGCGTGGAGTCTTGGGTGCCCGGTGCCGGCAGCTTGCTCAGTGGCACGAAAGCTATGACGAAGACGGGAGGCGGGCATGGCCGCGAGTCAGTCGTTTGA
- a CDS encoding FAD-dependent oxidoreductase — translation MAASQSFEVVVVGGGLGGLCAALSLRQRGLRVTVVEAAPELGEIGAGIQTAPNASRILIGLGLRARLERVRTEPQDQVRRRWADGSIIAQLALGRRVTDQYGAPYWHYHRADLHGVLLDACLDPEVPGPVVRVATGARVVDLDRSVPDRPTVITADGRRFTGDVVVGADGIRSSVRDLAGFDDTLAFSGEMAYRALISGDLIAQDPATRFLADRYHSTIWYGPNKHLVHYMIRGGEYLNVVAIVPCTETVAEDWSGPATAAELAAEYHDWDDRVPTMLAKAKDEDVSVWAMYRRRRDPVWVDGRVALLGDACHAMLPYQAQGASQAMEDAAVLAEELGRVTRDGIDGALIRYVDRRAKHAGMVQDASLQNMDFYHLPDGPEQRERDEKLRRFDGESDVSYDWLWNGSPLTDPDTESIHYQFAR, via the coding sequence ATGGCCGCGAGTCAGTCGTTTGAGGTCGTTGTCGTCGGTGGCGGGCTCGGTGGGCTCTGTGCCGCGTTGTCCCTGCGGCAACGGGGTCTGCGCGTCACCGTGGTCGAAGCCGCCCCTGAGCTGGGCGAGATCGGCGCGGGGATCCAGACCGCGCCGAACGCCAGCCGGATCCTCATCGGGCTCGGCCTGCGCGCCCGGCTCGAGCGGGTGCGGACGGAGCCGCAGGACCAGGTGCGCCGTCGCTGGGCCGACGGCAGCATCATCGCCCAGCTGGCGCTGGGCAGGCGCGTGACCGACCAGTACGGCGCGCCCTACTGGCACTACCACCGGGCCGACCTGCACGGAGTCCTGCTGGACGCCTGCCTCGATCCGGAGGTCCCCGGTCCGGTGGTGCGGGTGGCGACCGGCGCGCGGGTGGTCGACCTCGACCGGTCGGTGCCGGACCGGCCGACCGTGATCACCGCCGACGGACGCCGGTTCACCGGTGACGTCGTGGTCGGGGCGGACGGCATCCGGTCTTCGGTGCGCGATCTCGCCGGCTTCGACGACACCCTCGCGTTCTCCGGAGAGATGGCGTACCGGGCCTTGATCTCCGGCGACCTCATCGCGCAGGACCCGGCAACCCGATTCCTGGCCGACCGCTATCACTCCACGATCTGGTACGGCCCCAACAAACACCTGGTGCACTACATGATCCGCGGCGGGGAGTACCTCAACGTGGTCGCGATCGTGCCCTGCACCGAAACGGTGGCCGAGGACTGGAGCGGCCCGGCCACCGCCGCCGAACTCGCCGCGGAGTACCACGACTGGGACGATCGGGTACCGACGATGCTGGCGAAGGCGAAGGACGAGGACGTCTCGGTGTGGGCGATGTACCGCCGTCGCCGTGACCCGGTCTGGGTCGACGGCCGGGTCGCCCTGCTCGGCGACGCGTGCCACGCGATGCTGCCGTACCAGGCACAAGGCGCGTCCCAGGCGATGGAAGACGCGGCGGTGCTGGCAGAGGAGCTGGGGCGCGTCACCCGCGACGGGATCGACGGTGCTTTGATCCGCTACGTGGACCGGCGCGCCAAGCACGCGGGCATGGTGCAGGACGCCTCGCTGCAGAACATGGACTTCTATCACCTGCCCGACGGTCCCGAACAGCGCGAACGGGACGAGAAGCTACGGCGCTTCGACGGCGAATCCGACGTGTCCTACGACTGGCTGTGGAACGGCAGCCCGCTCACCGACCCCGACACCGAGTCCATCCACTACCAGTTCGCCCGCTGA